AGCATTCTAAACTTACAATACTTTATTTAAAACAGCACTCAATCTACGCAATATGGGTCAAATTTAATTTTTTCGGTAAGATTATACACTTTAAAAACAGCTTAATATGTATATTATCTTTTTATATTTTTCCCTATGAGTAGACATTTGGTAAAGCTTTAAAAAAGCTTTACCGAGATCTTTCAAATATTTTTTTATTTTTTTAAAAATAAAAAAATATAACAAACTTTTAAAATTTCATAAAATTATTTAAAACATTTTAATTAACAATAATAAGTTAAATAACTTGACTATTATAGTAATGTACTTGGTTAATTTTAGATCTAGTATATTGATTTATAACTTAAAATTTAGAAATAAGTTCTATATTCTCCTTAGTTGCTTTTTTTAAGAATTCAGCATAAGCCCAGTACGCCTCTTCAAACTCATTTTCTAGACTTTTATCTAACTCGGCATTAAAGATATAGTTACTATCGCTTGATCTATCCATAGTTAAGCTATTGTTTACATCTTCTATGTGTATATCGATAACTCCAAATCCTATATTTTGACTAGATCCGAGTCGCCCGTTTTCCACAAAACTTTCAAGCGCGTGCAAGAACATCCCTAACTCGAGTTTCGACGCCTTTTCTAAGAAAAAGCCGCCGTTAAAAGTTGCTCCAGATGCAATATACTCTCTTTGGGCGAAATGTTGAATAGATGATTTTTTCGTTTTTGGCTCTTCGTTAGACGTCTCATTTGTTTCTTTTTCAGACTTTTTAGCATCGCGATCTTTTTTGCGTGCTTCGGAGTTTTCTTCAACGCTTTTTTCCCACTCTTCGATCTGTTTTTTCGTATAAAGCTGGCTAAATTTAGTTCCCATCAAAATATCATCTACCTTGACGAAAGTTTGTCTCCTGACTAAATTTTTAGCGTTTTCTTTATCTTGAGGGGTAGCGTCTGCTACTTTTAATTTTCCAGCCATTAATATACCTGCGCCAAATAGCGATAAGATCGGATTTTTCTCTCTGATCTCTTCGATCTCTTTAAATTTAAGTCCTGATTTGCTTACGCCGCTACCGCTTAACATTGCGTGAAGATCTGTATCTTTTAGCTCTTCGATTTTGTCGTTTTCTTTTACGGCATCGACTAGCTTTTTTGTTGCCAAGCGACGTAACAGCCCCCTAATGCCGTTTGCAGGCAAATAAGGGATATAGTCTATTTTTAAGTCCTCGCTGTTTTGATTAACCGCGGCCGTTTTTTTGATGCGCGTTACGATATTTCCGCCCGGTTCGGTATCATTGTTTTCAATGATTGCGATTGGGCTAACCGTCTTGATAGCCAATTTGATTTTGTAGTCTTTTAGCATGACTTCTCCTTTGGTTTTTATTTTTTAATGTCTATTTTGGTGTTTTGCACTAATTGTCCGTAGCCTAGGCCGTTTTTATATCCTATCATTTCAGGAAGCTGATAATTAGATGTAAAATTTGCCCAAAGCCCTATAAAGTTGATATTTTCTTTATATTTTTCCGTAATGATCCTAAAATCTTTAAAATTTAGAATAAGATTTTCAAAATTTTGCTTAAATTTGGTGTAGCACTCTAGCTGATAAGCCAAATTTCTTTTTATCCTAAATGAAATATAGTCTTGAATTTTGTCGTTTTTCTCAAAATAGTATTTCATGTGATATTCGGTCTTATTTGCGGTTATTATTATCGGCGTTCTAGTAGAATACTCTATCGTTTGAGATCCAAGATAAAACGGCGGCATATATCCGTCTTCTTTAGGGATTATCTTTTTTATTTTTCTACCGAAAAAGTTGTTTTTGTACTGTTCAAGCTTTTCCATAAGATGTTGAAACGCAAAGAAATTATTTTCATAAAAAAGAATTTCAATAGCATATTTGAACGGTTTTTTATATATAATCGGCGGCGCGTCGTTGCCGTGATACATAATTATATTGTTAAATTTTTGCTCTGTAATAGAGCCGCAAAAGTTACGCACTTCTCTAGGCTTTATCTCGCTTACGTCTTCCGTAAATGTCAGGACTATACGCATTTATTTTTCTCCTATTGTAAGAATATAAGCTCCTACCCTAACGTCTTTACTATACTGTTTGTAAAAATCGCTGATCGTTTGTATGGTCTCTTTGTTTTTTGCCTCTTTTTTTAAGTTTACAAAAGGGGCTTCGATTTGTGGATTAGGTATGAGGTGGCTTTTTGTTATCGGATGATCTTTTATTATCTCATTAACTCGTTTTAAGCACTCCTTGGCCTCTTCATAACTAAAGTAATAAGTTTCGTTTCCGTATTGGCAAGCTATAAGATCCTTAGAAAGTGTCAAATTTGATTTAAAAACTACGTGTTGATTATTTGGCGTAGTTTTAAGCGCTAAATTAAAAGGCAACGAAGTATTTTGGATAGCCTGCTCTATACTTTTGGTTTTATTTTTACCCATAACATAGGTTATGCCGTTTTTATCAATCATATGAAATCCTAAAGACTTTTTGCCTACTCTACTATTAACGCCGCATTGAAGCGTCCAAAAAGTTTGCTTTGATACAAATTTAGAGTTATTTAAAAAGGCATAGTCTGTAAAAGTCGAACCAAGTGTTTTTTCTATACTTTTGCATAAAATTCCTTCTTCGGACTGCTCTCCCGAGAGTGCACAAAGATGTGGCTGTCCGTCAATAATTACATCCTCTTTTTTCGCCTTTTCTTTTAAATTTATCTCTTGCCAATTAGCTTTATCTTTATGTAAAACCTCATATACGAAATTTATGGCTGAGTGGTATTTGCTCAAATATTTTTCGTCGATACTTGGT
This genomic window from uncultured Campylobacter sp. contains:
- a CDS encoding RAMP superfamily CRISPR-associated protein, with the translated sequence MLKDYKIKLAIKTVSPIAIIENNDTEPGGNIVTRIKKTAAVNQNSEDLKIDYIPYLPANGIRGLLRRLATKKLVDAVKENDKIEELKDTDLHAMLSGSGVSKSGLKFKEIEEIREKNPILSLFGAGILMAGKLKVADATPQDKENAKNLVRRQTFVKVDDILMGTKFSQLYTKKQIEEWEKSVEENSEARKKDRDAKKSEKETNETSNEEPKTKKSSIQHFAQREYIASGATFNGGFFLEKASKLELGMFLHALESFVENGRLGSSQNIGFGVIDIHIEDVNNSLTMDRSSDSNYIFNAELDKSLENEFEEAYWAYAEFLKKATKENIELISKF